From the Bacillota bacterium genome, one window contains:
- a CDS encoding IS1634 family transposase — translation MVPSLKIFHAGPAPLISALFDALGISKTLDSVLAWDETQCKLPPSIRIKALVINILAGKTPLYNVERFFKFQDTENLLGQGVTCEDLNDDCLARALDMLVEANPKKVTSTIMLTALAIEDIVLNRIHADTTSISVYGEYQHDEEEEDSSPFIRLLRGHSKDHRPDLLQLKVGLGVTQDGIPVIGEPLSGNVDDKTWNNDFIKTMAAHLDKVDLTKVIYVADSSVVTKDNLEEIAKQRLLVVSRFPATFTLEGELKELAWEKNEWIEVGKLCSARDGAAYRKAASYKVQAFTRELYGRLYNFVVVYSTALDKRKVKALDRRIEELHKDLTTAAKEIQAKEFACKPDASVALEEFLAKHANDFYPMSAEVIEETRPKKRAKKGRPKKDEVVELETVYRIRPVIGALSESAVKRARERNNCFVLITNDLLMEPPDVLREYKEQIGVETSFKFLKDPTYLDAIYLKKESRIEALAYVLLMALLIHRILQRRVRKALETEGSHIVVAGGVKTTAPTGNRILELLAPYQVLCAKEGDREYRVIQEIPNEEPLERILRLAGFTQDIYVVVRPSPYQRE, via the coding sequence ATGGTTCCATCCTTGAAGATATTTCACGCTGGGCCCGCTCCTCTTATCTCGGCATTGTTCGATGCCCTTGGGATCAGTAAGACTCTGGATTCTGTCCTTGCCTGGGACGAGACTCAGTGTAAGCTGCCTCCATCTATACGTATTAAGGCTCTTGTGATAAACATCCTTGCCGGCAAAACGCCACTCTACAACGTTGAACGGTTCTTCAAGTTCCAGGATACGGAGAACCTCCTGGGCCAGGGCGTAACTTGTGAAGACCTAAATGATGATTGTCTTGCCAGGGCTTTGGATATGCTTGTTGAAGCTAACCCCAAGAAGGTTACCTCAACAATCATGCTAACCGCTCTTGCAATAGAGGACATCGTGCTGAACCGGATTCACGCCGACACAACCTCCATCTCGGTCTATGGCGAATACCAGCACGATGAGGAAGAAGAGGACTCTAGCCCCTTTATCCGCCTTCTCAGGGGACATAGCAAAGATCACCGTCCAGACCTTCTCCAGCTCAAGGTGGGGCTTGGAGTAACCCAGGATGGTATCCCTGTAATCGGCGAGCCTCTAAGTGGGAATGTGGACGACAAGACATGGAACAACGACTTCATCAAGACGATGGCCGCCCACTTGGACAAGGTTGACCTTACCAAGGTAATTTACGTGGCTGACTCAAGTGTGGTGACAAAAGATAACCTGGAGGAGATCGCCAAGCAGAGGCTTCTTGTGGTATCGCGATTCCCTGCGACCTTTACCCTCGAAGGCGAGCTTAAGGAACTGGCGTGGGAGAAGAACGAATGGATTGAGGTTGGAAAGCTGTGTAGCGCAAGGGATGGAGCGGCTTACAGAAAGGCGGCGTCATACAAGGTTCAAGCATTCACGAGGGAGCTCTATGGGCGCCTTTACAACTTTGTAGTAGTCTATTCAACAGCATTAGACAAGAGAAAGGTCAAAGCCCTGGATAGACGCATTGAAGAGCTCCATAAGGATCTAACCACAGCAGCCAAAGAGATACAGGCGAAGGAGTTTGCGTGTAAACCAGATGCCAGTGTGGCTTTAGAAGAGTTTCTGGCCAAGCATGCTAATGACTTCTACCCAATGTCAGCTGAAGTTATCGAAGAAACCCGGCCGAAGAAGCGTGCCAAAAAGGGACGGCCCAAGAAAGACGAAGTTGTGGAACTGGAAACGGTCTATAGGATTCGGCCAGTCATCGGGGCACTCAGCGAGTCTGCGGTAAAGCGGGCAAGGGAACGCAATAACTGCTTTGTGCTGATAACGAATGATTTGCTGATGGAGCCTCCCGATGTGTTACGGGAGTATAAGGAGCAGATAGGGGTAGAGACGTCGTTCAAGTTCCTGAAGGACCCGACATATCTTGATGCGATTTATCTGAAGAAGGAGAGCAGGATAGAGGCGCTGGCATATGTTCTACTCATGGCGCTCTTGATACACCGGATATTGCAACGAAGGGTACGGAAGGCCTTAGAAACTGAGGGTAGTCACATAGTGGTAGCTGGGGGAGTGAAGACTACGGCACCCACCGGGAACCGGATACTGGAGCTCCTGGCTCCGTATCAGGTATTATGTGCCAAGGAGGGAGATCGGGAGTACCGGGTAATTCAAGAGATCCCGAACGAAGAGCCGCTGGAAAGGATACTAAGGCTTGCAGGTTTTACTCAGGACATATACGTAGTCGTCCGTCCGAGCCCGTATCAGCGTGAGTGA
- a CDS encoding M23 family metallopeptidase translates to MRLKQEAEIILDKIQALEELDRQVRELVDLPPRKGTSFLDEGAGSVGGGDIPGGIPGAVDSPPRNPQGEEAPSSARALDSSVDEWSKVLREVATDFDGLNSLLEQQVANLERLKTVVISRRQYLAALPTRWPVRGIITSRFGYRKSPFGGGKEFHDGLDIAANMSTPIVAAGSGRIIFTGWLAGYGRTVILDHGYGYRTQYSHASSILVKKGQRVKKGDAIARVGSTGRSTGPHLHFMVSVNGKLVDPLEVLP, encoded by the coding sequence ATGCGGCTCAAACAAGAAGCGGAGATTATTCTGGATAAAATACAGGCTCTGGAGGAACTGGACAGGCAAGTGCGAGAATTGGTGGACCTTCCACCTAGAAAAGGCACAAGCTTTCTAGATGAGGGAGCGGGTTCGGTAGGGGGCGGTGACATCCCCGGCGGTATTCCCGGCGCGGTGGATAGTCCACCGCGAAATCCCCAGGGGGAAGAGGCCCCGAGTTCAGCCAGAGCCCTTGATTCTAGCGTAGATGAATGGTCAAAAGTATTGCGAGAGGTTGCCACGGACTTTGACGGGTTGAATTCATTGCTGGAACAACAGGTGGCCAATCTGGAAAGGTTGAAAACGGTCGTTATTTCCCGCCGCCAATATCTGGCAGCCCTTCCCACGAGGTGGCCTGTACGGGGTATCATCACTTCCAGGTTTGGCTATCGTAAGTCGCCTTTTGGCGGAGGAAAAGAGTTTCATGATGGGCTGGATATTGCCGCCAACATGAGTACCCCAATCGTTGCGGCAGGTAGTGGCCGGATTATATTTACTGGCTGGCTTGCCGGTTACGGCCGTACCGTAATCCTCGATCATGGGTACGGTTACCGGACCCAATACTCCCACGCTTCTTCCATTCTGGTTAAGAAGGGCCAAAGGGTCAAAAAAGGCGACGCTATTGCCAGAGTAGGTTCCACCGGTAGGAGTACGGGTCCCCACCTGCATTTTATGGTTTCAGTAAACGGAAAGCTGGTTGATCCGCTTGAGGTGCTACCGTAG
- a CDS encoding polymer-forming cytoskeletal protein, with the protein MRGKEKTTPADRIDILIAPETHFRGKIVSRGTLRIDGQVEGEISTEGDVMIGESGRVLAQIQARNILVAGKVKGNLIPAGRIEIAATASLEGNIQVELAQ; encoded by the coding sequence ATGCGTGGCAAAGAAAAAACGACTCCGGCCGACAGAATCGACATTTTGATTGCTCCGGAAACACATTTCCGGGGCAAGATTGTGTCCCGTGGCACCCTGCGGATTGACGGCCAGGTAGAGGGGGAAATCTCAACCGAGGGAGATGTCATGATCGGCGAAAGCGGGCGGGTCTTGGCTCAGATTCAGGCCAGGAACATTCTCGTTGCCGGTAAGGTGAAAGGAAACCTTATACCTGCCGGCCGCATCGAAATAGCTGCTACCGCCAGTCTAGAGGGGAATATTCAGGTGGAACTAGCTCAATAG
- a CDS encoding polymer-forming cytoskeletal protein, with the protein MRVANLLTNIFNAGTSCENHGLIEINGVVNGMIRKGNSVLINPSGRFYGKIEAKNLEIAGVVQGDVEAETLVIHSSGQLYYDRLNCKYLSVKDGGALINRGGSESEKASYAEGEEYPGNTTPTGDVRETDDGNLYENSADSNSELLDDAPGPNGQHGQNDDIQEAIPLPEKTRALQVDEQRPLPNCRQPHFYISY; encoded by the coding sequence ATGAGGGTAGCGAATTTATTGACCAACATTTTCAATGCAGGAACCTCGTGCGAAAATCACGGTTTAATTGAAATCAACGGTGTCGTTAACGGCATGATTCGTAAGGGAAATAGCGTGCTGATTAATCCTTCCGGCCGTTTTTACGGCAAAATCGAGGCCAAGAACCTTGAGATTGCCGGCGTGGTACAGGGCGACGTGGAGGCCGAAACCCTGGTGATTCATTCTTCCGGGCAGCTGTATTACGACAGACTAAACTGCAAGTACCTGTCCGTTAAAGATGGAGGTGCGCTGATTAACAGGGGCGGGAGCGAAAGCGAGAAAGCAAGCTATGCAGAGGGGGAGGAGTATCCGGGCAATACCACTCCAACTGGCGATGTCAGGGAGACTGACGATGGGAACCTTTACGAAAACTCGGCGGACTCCAACAGTGAACTGTTAGATGATGCGCCCGGACCCAACGGGCAGCACGGGCAGAACGACGATATTCAAGAAGCAATACCGCTGCCAGAGAAGACACGCGCTTTGCAGGTAGACGAGCAGAGGCCGCTTCCCAATTGCAGACAGCCCCACTTTTACATTAGTTACTGA
- a CDS encoding substrate-binding domain-containing protein produces MQLISGESVFVIFVGSLIVPAHNIWADAGLKLAQKKYPNLVQVADRYPVSEDQNLARQTALEILTAHPDIKGFLCFGSQGAPGAAQAVREKGLQDKVAVIGTTSPKQAAQYLEDGSMDYSILWDPGEAGYVMTYLAKMVLDGKANKIVDGVEIPKIGKAKVVGHNVLFDRPLIVTKDNAKDYDF; encoded by the coding sequence ATGCAATTGATCTCCGGTGAGTCAGTATTTGTCATCTTCGTCGGTTCGCTTATCGTCCCAGCCCACAATATTTGGGCGGATGCTGGTCTCAAGCTGGCTCAAAAGAAGTACCCGAATCTGGTCCAGGTCGCAGATCGTTATCCGGTATCCGAAGATCAGAACTTGGCTCGACAGACTGCCTTAGAAATACTTACCGCTCACCCGGATATTAAAGGATTCCTATGTTTCGGGAGCCAGGGTGCGCCAGGGGCAGCCCAGGCGGTTCGTGAGAAAGGTCTGCAAGATAAGGTAGCCGTTATTGGAACCACCTCTCCGAAGCAAGCTGCTCAATACCTCGAGGATGGTTCCATGGATTATAGTATCCTCTGGGATCCGGGTGAGGCCGGGTATGTTATGACTTACCTGGCTAAGATGGTTCTCGATGGGAAGGCCAACAAAATTGTTGATGGCGTAGAGATTCCGAAAATCGGGAAGGCCAAGGTCGTGGGGCATAATGTCCTGTTTGACAGACCCTTGATCGTGACCAAGGATAACGCTAAAGATTATGATTTTTAA
- a CDS encoding ParM/StbA family protein: MTKLVGLDVGYGFVKATDGESGYSFPSVVGEGHNKPTFSTRTSHTLDDLKIGMGQKLYFVGKAAIRHSKFVYRDLSYTRATGEDFEILFYSALSLFCHNRTNEFKVVTGLPVERIHLAKDLQTRVRGERTIKTLRGGEIQDTRVYVSEVEIVPQPLGTYWSQFLNLEGEEAAVPLEGLTGIIDIGFRTTDLVAIEDGEYISEKSKSLSVGLATAYSDVGSNLATEYGLEKESYALDGAIIKRKINVSGQTLDITDIVANAFEKLATNILVEINSQWRCPDFDNLILTGGGGQAVSSYLLPHLSQAKLAADPITANCRGYLAWGNRLWKSPGTGEEAQAQAWAQAQAQAQAQAEQDS, from the coding sequence ATGACAAAATTAGTCGGTTTGGATGTAGGTTATGGCTTTGTAAAAGCTACTGATGGAGAGTCCGGCTATTCTTTCCCCAGCGTGGTGGGTGAAGGCCATAACAAGCCCACGTTTAGTACAAGAACTAGCCATACGCTCGATGATCTAAAAATCGGAATGGGGCAAAAGTTGTATTTCGTCGGCAAAGCCGCCATAAGACACTCGAAGTTTGTTTACCGCGACCTTTCCTACACGCGCGCCACGGGAGAGGATTTTGAAATTCTCTTTTACAGCGCCTTGAGTTTGTTCTGTCACAATCGCACTAATGAATTTAAGGTAGTGACAGGCCTTCCGGTGGAGAGAATACATTTGGCCAAGGATCTCCAAACGCGGGTTAGGGGCGAGAGGACTATCAAGACGCTTCGCGGAGGGGAAATCCAGGATACCAGGGTTTATGTTTCCGAGGTAGAAATAGTGCCCCAGCCACTGGGAACTTACTGGTCTCAATTTCTCAACCTGGAAGGAGAAGAGGCAGCGGTTCCCCTGGAGGGCCTGACCGGGATCATTGACATTGGCTTCCGGACGACCGATCTGGTCGCAATAGAAGACGGCGAATACATATCGGAAAAAAGCAAATCGCTGTCGGTAGGTTTGGCCACAGCCTATAGCGATGTCGGCTCAAATCTGGCTACGGAATATGGGTTGGAAAAAGAGAGTTACGCCCTTGACGGCGCTATCATTAAGCGCAAAATTAATGTTTCGGGGCAAACGCTTGACATTACCGATATTGTCGCGAATGCCTTCGAGAAGCTGGCTACAAATATTCTGGTGGAGATTAACTCCCAGTGGAGGTGTCCCGATTTCGATAATCTGATTCTAACCGGCGGCGGCGGGCAGGCCGTTAGTTCTTACCTGCTGCCGCATCTGTCACAAGCAAAACTGGCCGCCGACCCCATCACCGCCAACTGCCGCGGCTATCTAGCTTGGGGCAACCGGTTGTGGAAATCCCCGGGCACCGGCGAAGAAGCTCAAGCTCAAGCCTGGGCTCAAGCTCAAGCTCAGGCTCAGGCTCAGGCCGAACAAGATTCTTAG
- a CDS encoding TIM barrel protein, giving the protein MDLREAIATAGEIEGLAGLEFLYPAQFESTDEVKELMNAAGLRTSCVQVDVFTDRSWKYGALASADDRIRKRAIEVSQKSMDIAAELGAGRILLWLGHDGYDYVFQTDYRRAWDNLINSLKEISDYRPDIRVSIEYKLREPRTHSHLGNMGTCLVAISEVGNPNLGVIIDTGHSLMAYENLAEMALLAMRRNALHGFHLNDCFRFADDDLILGTVHTWEFVELFYWMLRTSFDDWWTLDTYPYREDGVQVIEQSLKMFGTLMGLAQRLLEKEIDLLQFKNDVPAVIELIRDLGLKS; this is encoded by the coding sequence GTGGACCTGAGAGAAGCTATTGCAACGGCCGGGGAAATAGAGGGATTGGCCGGGTTAGAATTCCTTTATCCCGCTCAGTTCGAGAGTACGGATGAAGTCAAAGAATTAATGAATGCTGCCGGGTTAAGGACATCTTGTGTACAGGTAGATGTGTTCACAGACCGCTCTTGGAAATACGGTGCATTGGCTTCAGCAGATGATCGTATTAGGAAAAGGGCTATTGAAGTGTCCCAGAAGAGTATGGATATTGCTGCTGAACTCGGTGCCGGCCGGATTCTGCTCTGGTTAGGGCATGATGGATATGATTACGTATTCCAAACAGATTATAGGAGGGCGTGGGACAACCTGATAAACTCCCTGAAGGAGATTTCAGATTATCGTCCAGATATTCGAGTAAGCATTGAATACAAGTTAAGGGAACCGAGAACGCATAGCCACCTTGGAAACATGGGAACCTGTCTCGTTGCCATCAGTGAAGTAGGAAATCCCAATCTTGGGGTCATAATCGATACAGGACACTCGCTGATGGCTTATGAAAATCTGGCCGAGATGGCACTCCTGGCAATGAGGCGAAACGCACTGCATGGATTTCACCTGAACGACTGCTTCCGTTTCGCAGACGACGACCTCATTCTCGGAACGGTACATACTTGGGAATTCGTGGAGCTGTTTTACTGGATGCTTAGAACGTCATTTGACGACTGGTGGACGCTTGATACTTACCCCTACCGCGAAGACGGTGTCCAGGTCATTGAGCAGAGCCTGAAAATGTTCGGGACTCTAATGGGGTTAGCCCAAAGGCTGCTTGAAAAGGAAATTGACCTGCTTCAGTTCAAGAACGACGTGCCAGCCGTTATTGAACTGATACGTGATCTGGGATTGAAATCGTAG
- a CDS encoding sugar phosphate isomerase/epimerase — translation MIKFGLHVFTWTSRMDNQALDYLPKLKEMGYDGIEIPLVADHLEFLDPVYVQDKLAETQMECVTGTGFTADMSIISDNPGIREKGMAHMKRCIDLTADVGAQLITGALYAPIGLRPQGGRTPTQWERSVTNLREIARYAAEKGVILGLEPLNRYEVFFLNTAADAVALAKAIGEPNVKVHLDTYHMNIEEKDIYRTVVETGEFLGHVHCSENDRGTPGTGHVDWDGLIRGLLEVNYDGWIVIESFFEPIPAISDLTPIWRKLAPSADVLAREGLEFIKKKLSQL, via the coding sequence ATGATAAAGTTTGGACTGCATGTTTTTACATGGACGAGTCGGATGGATAATCAGGCTCTGGATTACCTGCCTAAACTGAAAGAAATGGGCTACGATGGTATAGAAATTCCTCTTGTTGCGGATCATCTTGAGTTTCTCGACCCCGTTTATGTGCAGGATAAACTCGCCGAAACTCAAATGGAGTGTGTTACAGGGACTGGATTTACAGCTGACATGAGTATAATTTCGGATAATCCGGGCATACGCGAAAAAGGTATGGCTCATATGAAACGGTGTATAGATTTAACCGCAGATGTAGGGGCACAGCTTATTACTGGAGCATTATACGCCCCAATTGGTCTCCGTCCCCAGGGGGGAAGAACCCCTACACAGTGGGAGCGAAGTGTTACCAATTTGCGTGAAATAGCACGCTATGCGGCCGAGAAAGGTGTTATATTGGGTTTGGAACCGCTTAATAGATATGAGGTATTCTTCTTGAACACTGCGGCGGATGCTGTCGCCCTGGCAAAAGCTATCGGAGAACCCAATGTAAAAGTCCACCTGGATACCTATCACATGAACATAGAGGAGAAAGATATTTACCGCACCGTGGTTGAGACAGGCGAATTCCTCGGCCATGTTCATTGTTCTGAAAATGACCGCGGGACACCTGGAACTGGCCACGTGGATTGGGATGGACTCATACGAGGTCTGTTGGAAGTGAATTACGACGGATGGATTGTTATCGAATCGTTTTTTGAACCCATCCCCGCGATTTCTGATCTCACACCCATCTGGAGGAAACTGGCACCGAGCGCTGATGTGCTTGCTAGAGAGGGGTTAGAGTTCATAAAGAAGAAACTTTCGCAGCTATAG